From one Catenuloplanes nepalensis genomic stretch:
- a CDS encoding TOBE domain-containing protein, translated as MTQFRIGEAAELLGVSADTVRRWIDAGRLGAVRDEAGHRLVEGEALAAFVREQHEAAEPASETSSARNRLRGIVTAVAKDGVMAQVDLQAGPFRIVSLMSREAVDELDLRVGSVAVAVIKSTTVVVETASLGRRTA; from the coding sequence GTGACGCAGTTTCGGATCGGTGAGGCGGCTGAGCTGCTCGGCGTGAGTGCGGACACCGTGCGGCGGTGGATCGATGCCGGGCGGCTGGGGGCGGTGCGGGATGAGGCGGGGCACCGGCTGGTGGAAGGCGAGGCGCTGGCCGCGTTCGTGCGGGAGCAGCACGAGGCGGCGGAACCGGCGTCGGAGACCTCGTCCGCGCGGAACCGGCTGCGTGGCATCGTCACCGCGGTCGCGAAGGACGGCGTGATGGCGCAGGTGGACCTGCAGGCCGGGCCGTTCCGGATCGTGTCGCTGATGAGCCGGGAGGCCGTCGACGAGCTGGACCTACGGGTCGGTTCGGTCGCGGTCGCCGTGATCAAGTCGACCACCGTCGTCGTGGAGACGGCGTCCCTGGGGAGGAGAACGGCAT